A part of Cystobacter ferrugineus genomic DNA contains:
- a CDS encoding 2Fe-2S iron-sulfur cluster-binding protein gives MRRLPDAASRGKSITMDLEGETVPAIEGEPVACSLIAAGESVLARSIKYHRARGPYCFSGACSHCLMRVDGLPNVYTCRVPARQGMKLERQNAYPSAKVDVFEAIDWFFPKGLDHHEMFAGVPVAEQVMAKVARQLAGLGLLPTAPAPERLPVETVRTRVAVVGAGAAGLAAAQVLAAQNLPFLLLERDNVLGGRLLSGVPEADAPPPPAEGLLAPERVRTRVTVIGLFDDEEGRFLAAVNEGTGEPRLLRVYAERFLLAPGGHPPMLPFENNDLPGVYASHAASLLVRRYGVAPEVAALVGSGPELYALARLMTERGTKVAAVVDLKGPVPADAPAGAVQGSEPKAHGHNAVSGFSYQDASGRRVKVACDAVLVAVAPSPSFELARQGGAKVEYDEAREVFAVVADAEGRTEAADVYVAGDVRGARSAAQAAADGRRAAEALAQSLTRAAVGGKS, from the coding sequence ATGCGCCGCCTCCCAGATGCCGCCTCGCGCGGCAAGTCCATCACCATGGACCTCGAGGGCGAAACGGTGCCCGCCATCGAGGGCGAGCCCGTTGCCTGCTCGCTCATCGCCGCCGGTGAATCCGTCCTCGCCCGCTCCATCAAGTACCACCGTGCCCGTGGGCCGTATTGCTTCTCCGGCGCGTGCTCGCACTGCCTCATGCGCGTGGACGGGCTGCCCAACGTCTACACCTGCCGCGTGCCGGCCCGCCAAGGCATGAAGCTGGAGCGGCAGAACGCCTACCCCTCGGCGAAGGTGGACGTGTTCGAGGCGATCGACTGGTTCTTCCCCAAGGGGTTGGACCACCACGAGATGTTCGCCGGTGTGCCCGTGGCCGAGCAGGTCATGGCCAAGGTGGCGCGCCAGCTCGCGGGCCTCGGCCTGTTGCCCACCGCCCCTGCTCCCGAGCGCCTGCCCGTGGAGACGGTGCGCACCCGCGTGGCCGTGGTGGGCGCGGGCGCGGCGGGGCTCGCGGCGGCCCAGGTGCTCGCCGCCCAGAACCTCCCCTTCCTGCTGCTCGAGCGTGACAACGTGCTCGGAGGCCGGCTCCTGTCGGGCGTGCCCGAGGCGGACGCGCCGCCTCCGCCGGCCGAGGGGCTGTTGGCCCCGGAGCGCGTGCGCACGCGCGTCACGGTCATCGGCCTGTTCGACGACGAGGAGGGCCGCTTCCTCGCGGCGGTGAACGAGGGCACCGGAGAGCCGCGGCTGCTGCGCGTGTACGCCGAGCGCTTCCTGCTCGCGCCCGGTGGGCACCCGCCGATGCTGCCCTTCGAGAACAACGATCTGCCGGGCGTGTACGCCAGCCACGCGGCGAGCCTGCTGGTGCGCCGCTACGGCGTGGCGCCCGAGGTGGCGGCGCTGGTGGGCTCGGGCCCCGAGCTGTACGCGCTCGCGCGGCTGATGACGGAGCGCGGGACGAAGGTGGCGGCGGTGGTGGACCTGAAGGGCCCTGTGCCCGCGGATGCACCCGCTGGAGCCGTACAGGGCAGCGAGCCCAAGGCGCATGGCCACAACGCGGTGAGTGGCTTCAGCTACCAGGACGCATCGGGCCGCCGGGTGAAGGTGGCGTGTGACGCGGTGCTGGTGGCGGTGGCGCCCAGCCCGAGCTTCGAGCTGGCGCGGCAGGGCGGCGCGAAGGTGGAGTACGACGAGGCGCGCGAGGTGTTCGCGGTGGTGGCGGACGCGGAGGGGCGCACGGAGGCCGCGGACGTGTACGTGGCGGGGGATGTGAGGGGCGCACGGAGCGCGGCCCAGGCGGCGGCGGATGGCCGGCGCGCGGCCGAGGCGCTCGCCCAATCGCTCACGCGAGCCGCCGTGGGAGGCAAGTCATGA
- a CDS encoding RNA polymerase sigma factor yields MADEAVAPSWKAEVLAARRGDPSAFESLVRGMQRPVYGLALRLLGNEAEASEVAQEAFLRAYQHLHKYDESRPFDLWVMAIARNLCMDLLRRRGKVRTEELEPMKDMLPSGEASLEEGAIARQERQSLEAALATLSADDREVLALYYVQKRTTKEIAQVLGCAPGTIMARLFRAREKLRKKMSPAQEDPT; encoded by the coding sequence ATGGCGGATGAGGCCGTCGCCCCTTCCTGGAAGGCCGAGGTCCTGGCCGCCCGGCGCGGCGACCCCTCGGCTTTCGAGTCGCTCGTGCGCGGGATGCAGCGCCCCGTGTACGGCCTGGCGCTGCGCCTGCTCGGCAACGAGGCGGAGGCCTCCGAAGTCGCCCAGGAGGCCTTCCTGCGCGCCTACCAGCACCTGCACAAGTACGACGAGTCTCGCCCTTTTGATCTCTGGGTGATGGCCATCGCGCGCAACCTCTGCATGGACCTGCTGCGCCGGCGCGGCAAGGTGCGCACCGAGGAGCTGGAGCCGATGAAGGATATGCTCCCCAGCGGCGAGGCCTCGCTGGAGGAGGGGGCGATCGCCCGTCAGGAGCGCCAGTCCCTGGAAGCGGCCCTCGCCACCCTGTCCGCCGACGACCGGGAAGTGCTCGCCCTCTACTATGTGCAGAAGCGCACGACCAAGGAGATCGCCCAGGTGTTGGGCTGCGCGCCGGGCACGATCATGGCGCGCCTGTTCCGGGCGCGCGAGAAGCTGCGCAAGAAGATGAGCCCCGCCCAGGAGGATCCGACATGA
- the truD gene encoding tRNA pseudouridine(13) synthase TruD: MRIKQKPEDFSVKESYRFDEVASGRYRVYLMDKQKLSTFDAANRLREAFGLKPGSISYCGLKDKQGRTEQLIAVDGADVDMQEPDLRLKYLGRSDKPLSAANITSNRFAVTVRMLTQESIGPLNVAAAEINRLGVVNYFDSQRFGSLKHGQGFIAKDLLRGDFEAALHNYLARPSELDRTEDAKVKAFWRDNWGRWDARVPFEGSRKYHRILKSLREHPGDWVRAFLQIEADYRAMLLFTYQSYLWNEGVRRYLQLLLPRENLFPMKYQAGTLLFHRDADAETLNTLRASTFPLLAPDSRIEDPKVKQAVDWVMGREKLSLEDLRVREAPRMLFFKHEERPTIVVPHKLVIGRVQNDDLNRGYLKVNIAFTLPPGAYATLVIKRLFHFEYEEESAQKIREGWYTPPADRDEQEEPAPRGPRRASSRGTAPAGRGSTDEARASRAPSRVATLAAAPAGRAARRSPDSEPTGNRRAPAREAATPPPAPTPPVGFRERQRQKKTAKEQARQEQAAKRPESRRKK, translated from the coding sequence GTGCGAATCAAGCAGAAACCCGAGGATTTCTCCGTCAAGGAGTCCTACCGCTTCGACGAGGTGGCCAGCGGCCGCTACCGCGTCTACCTCATGGACAAGCAGAAGCTGTCCACCTTCGACGCGGCCAACCGCCTGCGCGAGGCCTTCGGCCTCAAGCCCGGCTCCATCTCCTACTGCGGCCTGAAGGACAAGCAGGGCCGCACCGAGCAGCTCATCGCCGTGGACGGCGCCGACGTGGACATGCAGGAGCCCGACCTGCGCCTGAAGTACCTGGGGCGCTCGGACAAGCCCCTGTCCGCGGCCAACATCACGTCCAACCGCTTCGCCGTCACCGTGCGCATGTTGACGCAGGAGTCCATCGGACCGCTCAACGTGGCCGCCGCGGAGATCAACCGCCTGGGCGTGGTGAACTACTTCGACAGCCAGCGCTTCGGCTCGCTCAAGCACGGCCAGGGCTTCATCGCCAAGGATCTCTTGCGCGGCGACTTCGAGGCCGCGCTGCACAACTACCTGGCGCGCCCCTCGGAGCTGGATCGCACGGAAGACGCCAAGGTGAAGGCCTTCTGGCGTGACAACTGGGGCCGGTGGGACGCGCGCGTGCCCTTCGAGGGCAGCCGCAAGTACCACCGCATCCTCAAGTCCCTGCGCGAGCACCCCGGCGACTGGGTACGCGCCTTCCTGCAGATCGAGGCGGACTACCGCGCGATGCTGCTCTTCACCTACCAGAGCTATCTGTGGAACGAGGGCGTGCGGCGCTACCTGCAACTGCTGCTGCCGCGCGAGAACCTCTTCCCCATGAAGTACCAGGCGGGCACCCTGCTCTTCCACCGCGACGCGGACGCCGAGACGCTCAACACCCTGCGCGCCTCCACCTTCCCGCTGCTCGCGCCGGACAGCCGCATCGAGGACCCGAAGGTGAAGCAGGCCGTGGACTGGGTGATGGGCCGCGAGAAGCTCTCGCTCGAGGATCTGCGCGTGCGCGAGGCGCCCCGCATGCTCTTCTTCAAGCACGAGGAGCGCCCCACCATCGTCGTCCCGCACAAGCTCGTCATCGGCCGCGTGCAGAACGACGACCTCAACCGGGGCTACCTCAAGGTCAACATCGCCTTCACCCTGCCCCCCGGTGCCTACGCCACGCTCGTCATCAAGCGGCTCTTCCACTTCGAGTACGAGGAGGAGAGCGCCCAGAAGATCCGCGAGGGCTGGTACACGCCGCCCGCGGATCGGGACGAGCAGGAGGAGCCAGCACCCCGCGGACCGCGCCGGGCCTCCTCCCGAGGCACCGCGCCCGCCGGCCGGGGCTCCACCGACGAGGCACGGGCCTCCCGCGCCCCGTCCCGAGTCGCCACGCTCGCCGCCGCGCCCGCTGGCCGGGCTGCCCGGCGCTCGCCTGACTCCGAGCCCACCGGCAACCGGCGTGCCCCGGCCCGGGAAGCCGCCACGCCCCCGCCCGCCCCCACGCCCCCCGTCGGTTTTCGCGAGCGCCAGCGGCAGAAGAAGACCGCCAAGGAGCAGGCGCGCCAGGAGCAGGCCGCCAAGCGCCCGGAATCCCGAAGGAAAAAATGA
- a CDS encoding adenylate/guanylate cyclase domain-containing protein, translating into MSQGSPPSSKTAGPRGPHLKGRFPDGTTGEFSLGQLTTLGRHPSNTLRLVDREVSKEHATIERVGREYVLRDLGSSNGTFVNGKRVSELKLRDGDEISVGATKLTFYSGESPGVAAPLSSGLGGGSRSARVTVVAQSHSVPAFLAQMDQQGPPQNFRPAEQIHELATLKREYEKLRTAYEFHRQVSQQGKQADLFEQILSVSFQLLAADHGVILKAGPDGQFTVPVAVKHRHGRPDNVMVSDTVLQKVAETHKAVLTADAIIDERFSSSESIVAQGIRSAMAVPLLSKGKLEAVLFLDSRQQTNAFSEKDLTILSGIAAQAGIALENAALAAQIQSEAITRAELSRFLSRAVAEAVIRGETEDLRQSRLAEVTCLFADIRGFTTLSENESPQEVVSMLNEFFTLMAGVVFRHEGNLDKFIGDCVMAVWGPPSSHPDDAARALRAALEMQDAVDVLNGTRVAAGKRPIEVGIGVNTGQAVVGYMGSNERHEFTAIGDTVNTASRLCGLARGGDVVANDSTVKKAGSGFDVEPLPVTQVKGKEKGVQPYRVLGLEITNTHHD; encoded by the coding sequence GTGAGTCAAGGTTCCCCTCCATCCTCGAAGACCGCGGGTCCGCGGGGGCCGCATCTCAAGGGGCGGTTTCCGGACGGGACGACCGGGGAGTTCTCGCTCGGCCAGCTCACGACCCTGGGCCGGCACCCCTCCAACACGCTGCGGCTGGTGGACCGCGAGGTGTCCAAGGAGCACGCCACCATCGAGCGCGTGGGCCGCGAGTACGTCCTGCGCGACCTGGGCTCCTCCAACGGCACCTTCGTCAACGGCAAGCGCGTCTCGGAGCTGAAGCTGCGCGACGGGGACGAGATCAGCGTGGGCGCCACCAAGCTCACCTTCTACTCCGGCGAGTCCCCGGGCGTGGCCGCCCCCCTGTCCTCCGGGCTGGGCGGCGGCTCGCGCTCGGCCCGGGTGACGGTGGTGGCGCAGTCGCACTCGGTGCCCGCGTTCCTCGCGCAGATGGATCAACAGGGGCCGCCGCAGAACTTCCGGCCCGCCGAGCAGATCCATGAGCTCGCCACGCTCAAGCGCGAGTACGAGAAGCTGCGCACCGCCTACGAGTTCCACCGCCAGGTGAGCCAGCAGGGCAAGCAGGCGGACCTCTTCGAGCAGATCCTCTCGGTGTCCTTCCAGCTCCTGGCGGCCGACCACGGCGTCATCCTCAAGGCGGGCCCGGACGGCCAGTTCACCGTGCCGGTGGCCGTCAAGCATCGCCACGGCCGGCCGGACAACGTCATGGTGTCCGACACGGTGCTGCAGAAGGTGGCCGAGACGCACAAGGCGGTGCTCACCGCGGACGCCATCATCGACGAGCGCTTCTCCTCCTCGGAGAGCATCGTGGCGCAGGGCATCCGCTCGGCCATGGCGGTGCCGCTGTTGTCCAAGGGCAAGCTGGAGGCGGTGCTCTTCCTCGACTCGCGCCAGCAGACCAACGCCTTCTCGGAGAAGGACCTGACCATCCTCTCGGGCATCGCGGCCCAGGCGGGCATCGCCCTGGAGAACGCGGCCCTGGCGGCGCAGATCCAGAGCGAGGCCATCACCCGCGCCGAGCTCAGCCGCTTCCTGTCGCGAGCGGTGGCCGAGGCGGTGATCCGCGGCGAGACGGAGGACCTGCGCCAGAGCCGGCTGGCGGAAGTCACGTGCCTGTTCGCGGACATCCGCGGCTTCACCACCCTGTCGGAGAACGAGTCTCCGCAGGAGGTGGTGAGCATGCTCAACGAGTTCTTCACCCTCATGGCCGGCGTGGTGTTCCGCCACGAGGGCAACCTGGACAAGTTCATCGGCGACTGCGTCATGGCCGTCTGGGGCCCTCCCTCCAGCCACCCGGACGACGCGGCGCGGGCGCTGCGCGCGGCGCTGGAGATGCAGGACGCGGTGGACGTGCTCAACGGCACGCGCGTCGCCGCGGGCAAGCGGCCCATCGAGGTGGGCATCGGCGTCAACACCGGCCAGGCCGTCGTGGGCTACATGGGCAGCAACGAGCGCCATGAGTTCACCGCCATCGGCGACACGGTGAACACCGCCTCGCGCCTGTGCGGGCTCGCGCGCGGTGGCGACGTCGTGGCCAACGACAGCACGGTGAAGAAGGCCGGCTCCGGCTTCGACGTGGAGCCGCTGCCCGTCACCCAGGTCAAGGGCAAGGAGAAGGGCGTCCAGCCCTACCGGGTGCTCGGCCTGGAGATCACCAACACCCACCACGACTGA
- a CDS encoding serine/threonine-protein kinase produces MTTQDCPNCARTHEVGSLKAGEEVSCACGTRFPVRASRAAAPPTGAEEGTLESTYVGGTLAVPGYELLRVLGRGGMGEVWLARQMSLGRRVAVKVLPPRLAKDPEFVQRFDKEATALATLSHPHIVQIIDRGVAGAHYYFVMEYVEGRSLRDVMRELSPPEALRVALQVARALECAQEKDIIHRDLKPENILVDGRGHVKVADFGLAGIRRADSTERLTATSVAMGTLNYMAPEQRRDAKNVDGRADLFSLGVMLYEMLTGEVPVGRFRLPSERVPGLDKRVDAVVERLLETEPEARPARASEVCRMLEALVSNVSSTGPALAPLSPERSRLHSGWRRVRAALSVMGALAVIAYGVRGLSDTPVGLPWGEDKRVVLGRLVRVVPSPKPWPANTNGDLFVSSMLEDLADGRVRLGVDFVEGEENVNAHAGTWTLENGRLHAIQGGNDAGGGQLIPRAYLAHRYFSSDDFSAEVLMSASPLGRGYTEEVDAQHFAELSFRVTGLQVSVYAIPGTGMRLSWRYTTPEGRDVVGNSAQEVVDLVQDETPVPQGPFRVKLQLKRKKDGVEVAAYLNGESEPFAHKYLEGLQGRSAKVALGCRNLVCTFDDLVVRGLQARKESDRSLAETPLE; encoded by the coding sequence ATGACCACCCAGGACTGCCCGAACTGCGCGCGGACGCATGAGGTGGGCTCCCTCAAGGCGGGAGAAGAGGTGTCGTGTGCCTGCGGCACCCGCTTCCCCGTGAGGGCCTCGCGCGCGGCGGCTCCTCCGACTGGTGCCGAGGAGGGCACCCTGGAGAGCACCTACGTGGGCGGCACGCTGGCGGTTCCTGGCTACGAGCTGTTGCGCGTGCTGGGCCGTGGCGGCATGGGCGAGGTGTGGCTCGCGCGGCAGATGTCGCTGGGCCGCCGCGTGGCGGTGAAGGTGCTGCCGCCGCGGCTCGCCAAGGATCCCGAGTTCGTCCAGCGCTTCGACAAGGAAGCCACCGCGCTCGCCACCCTCAGCCATCCCCACATCGTGCAGATCATCGACCGGGGCGTGGCGGGCGCGCACTACTACTTCGTGATGGAGTACGTGGAGGGGCGCTCGCTGCGCGATGTGATGCGCGAGCTGTCTCCGCCCGAGGCGCTGCGCGTGGCGCTCCAGGTGGCGCGCGCCCTGGAGTGCGCCCAGGAAAAGGACATCATCCACCGCGACCTGAAGCCGGAGAACATCCTGGTGGATGGGCGCGGGCACGTGAAGGTGGCGGACTTCGGGCTCGCGGGCATCCGCCGGGCGGACTCGACGGAGCGGCTGACGGCCACGTCCGTGGCCATGGGGACGCTCAACTACATGGCGCCCGAGCAGCGGCGCGATGCCAAGAACGTGGATGGGCGCGCGGATCTGTTCTCGCTGGGCGTGATGCTCTACGAGATGCTCACCGGCGAGGTGCCGGTGGGGCGCTTCCGCCTGCCGTCCGAGCGCGTGCCCGGGTTGGACAAGCGCGTGGACGCGGTGGTGGAGCGGCTCTTGGAGACCGAGCCCGAGGCGCGCCCCGCACGGGCCTCCGAGGTGTGCCGGATGCTCGAGGCGCTCGTCAGCAACGTCTCGTCCACGGGGCCGGCCCTCGCGCCGCTCAGCCCGGAGCGCAGCCGGCTGCACTCGGGGTGGCGGCGGGTACGCGCGGCGCTCTCGGTGATGGGCGCGTTGGCGGTCATCGCCTACGGGGTGAGGGGACTGTCGGACACGCCCGTGGGCCTGCCGTGGGGCGAGGACAAGCGGGTGGTGCTCGGGCGGCTCGTGCGCGTGGTGCCCAGCCCCAAGCCCTGGCCCGCCAACACCAATGGAGATCTGTTCGTCAGCTCGATGTTGGAGGATCTGGCCGACGGACGGGTGCGCCTGGGCGTGGACTTCGTCGAGGGCGAGGAGAACGTGAACGCCCACGCGGGGACGTGGACGCTGGAGAATGGACGGCTCCACGCCATCCAGGGCGGCAACGACGCCGGGGGCGGCCAGCTCATCCCCCGCGCCTACCTGGCCCACCGCTACTTCTCCAGCGACGACTTCTCCGCCGAGGTGCTGATGAGCGCGAGCCCGCTGGGCCGCGGCTACACCGAGGAGGTGGACGCCCAGCACTTCGCCGAGCTGTCCTTTCGTGTCACCGGTCTGCAGGTGTCCGTCTACGCCATCCCCGGCACGGGCATGCGCCTGAGCTGGCGCTACACCACGCCGGAGGGTCGCGACGTGGTGGGCAACAGCGCGCAGGAGGTGGTGGACCTGGTGCAGGACGAAACCCCCGTTCCCCAGGGTCCCTTCCGCGTGAAGCTCCAGCTCAAGCGCAAGAAGGACGGCGTGGAGGTGGCCGCCTACCTCAACGGTGAGAGTGAGCCCTTCGCGCACAAGTACCTGGAGGGACTCCAGGGCCGCTCGGCGAAGGTGGCCCTGGGGTGCCGCAACCTGGTGTGCACCTTCGACGATCTGGTGGTCCGTGGCCTCCAGGCGCGCAAGGAGTCGGATCGTTCGCTGGCGGAAACCCCGCTGGAGTAA